The window TCAGTTAGTATCAATCTATTGGTTAGGTCAAATATGCTCAGCTTTAGCAAACTTAAAGATTGATAAGTGTTCAGATGTTatttaaatggtgaaaatagacTTACCCATGCATAAGGGAAGTTATTGGGTTAAAACTCTCAGAAACTGCATCTGCTAGTTTAAAGATTTGAAATAATCGTTCCATTTTGTAGAAATGAATATTAGCTTTGGGGGGCCAGGACAGAACAATTATCTGCCTATCGCATGATTCTGTTGTTTAAGTCATTATTTGCATTATGCAACTTTGTTACTGAATCATTTTCCCCATTTTCAAAATGTTTATTGCAGAAACAAGGATTAAACTTACAGCTGTCCAGGAAAGCGAAAAGCAGCAATTGCAGTCTTTCTGCAATGCATGCAAGGGAATTCCTCAGGTTAAATATAATACATCCTTTCTCTTCAGAAGTTATGTTTGCAGTCATGGCTAGATCTGCTTGCTTCTTGCCAAACTTGCACGAATTTGTTATATTCTTGATTTTTGTAACAAGGACTATGCTACCAGTGAAGACATAGAACTGTTCTTTTTTCAGTTAATGGAGTTAAAAAACTTATCTTAGTTGCTATACCACATTTTCAGGTCATGCATCTAGCATTTCCTTTCAGATCTCAGACTCCTGCGGtccctgcaactgctccttcaaccaCAGAGGATGTGGAATTAGCAATGGCAATTAGTGCCTCTCTTCAGTCCGCTTCACAACAAAGACCAACCTATCATGAGAATCACCCAGGATCAGGAACAGAAACATCAATGAATCGGATTAACCCTGTTGAGATTGTCAGTCATAGTGATAGCTCTTTTACAGGGGCCTCTTACCAAAAAGCTAGTAGTAGTGGCTGTCAAGTTGAGGAAGCCAGTTCAAGTGGCACTCAAGTTGAGCAAGTCCACACTTCTAGTGATACGTCTACTGTTGTCGAAGCAATGCAAGAGAATCCGGTTACTGAATCTGTCCCAACAGCTCCTCCTCTTACGGATGAAGTTATAGAGAATGGGCCAATTCACTATCCATCGATCGACGCCAGCCCAGTTGACTTGTCTTCTCCAACTATTGAGAACTCCGGAGCACACGAAAGCGGTAATCCTGATGGTGCTTCTTCATCGTGTATAATATGTTTAGATGCTCCAGTGGAAGGAGCCTGCATCCCTTGTGGCCACATGGCTGGATGCATGTCTTGTTTGAATGAGATTAAAGGAAAGAAGTGGGGCTGCCCCGTCTGTCGTGCCAAGATAGATCAGGTGATAAGGTTGTATGCTGTTTAACAGTTGAAGCAGCAAATGACTAAAGCCACAAATGTAAGCAATTCGGCAACCTCATGTCCTCTTTGCTTTGTTTCATTAGATATAATAACAAAGTAAATATGTTGAATAATGTCATTCTCTCCTAGTATGTATTTTTCTTCTGAAACATAACCAAGTTTTGGGGTATTCCAAACTTTTGTCTAATATGCTCTTGTTTGAAGTAGATCTTGGTTTTCTGCTGTTAGCGTATAACCTTTTGGGTTTGTTAGTGAAGGCATATACTAGTATTATTTAGGGCTTTTTCCAGTTTGAAGGAATTGGGAGGGATGATAACTGGAGCCACGTCCTTATTGCCTATGACTTTTGAATTCTTCTGAACCATCTGTATTGAAATCCTGATTAAGCACTAGCTTTCCTGGTAACTAGAAAAAAGGAGGAAAATGTGCTTTGCTTTTGGGATTTTTTTTTAATCTACCAGTTGTTCATTATAGACGTTCTTGCGGTCCTTCAAAAACATTTAGGAAATATGGCCATTTATGGAACTGATAGGTGTTTCTGCTATTCTATTCAACATTATTTTCTTCTCTTAGAACATGTCCCTTCCTCAACATGTGTGCTTACGTCGAAAAGTACGTACATATATTTTGCAGACGAGTGCTACCAGATGTTCTGATTTGCTGAATGCGTTTTCAATTTTTGATTATTCTTGAGTCAGGCCCATTGAATAT of the Nicotiana tabacum cultivar K326 chromosome 7, ASM71507v2, whole genome shotgun sequence genome contains:
- the LOC107777805 gene encoding putative E3 ubiquitin-protein ligase XBAT35 isoform X2, encoding MGQQQSKDELLYQQVNYGNIEGIKSLHREGAALEWMDKEGKTPLIVACMNPELYNVAKTLIELGANVNAYRPGRHAGTPLHHAAKRGLEQTVKLLLSHGANALIMNDDCQTPLDVARIKGFSNVVRAIENHICLFSGWLREFYGPGFLELFAPQLLSRKVWVVVLPCGSRNLRKPFKLELAIYSAVQDAQPRTIVALWKANMEEPNFSQPDPAVIISDISNKTRIKLTAVQESEKQQLQSFCNACKGIPQVMHLAFPFRSQTPAVPATAPSTTEDVELAMAISASLQSASQQRPTYHENHPGSGTETSMNRINPVEIVSHSDSSFTGASYQKASSSGCQVEEASSSGTQVEQVHTSSDTSTVVEAMQENPVTESVPTAPPLTDEVIENGPIHYPSIDASPVDLSSPTIENSGAHESGNPDGASSSCIICLDAPVEGACIPCGHMAGCMSCLNEIKGKKWGCPVCRAKIDQVIRLYAV
- the LOC107777805 gene encoding putative E3 ubiquitin-protein ligase XBAT35 isoform X1, whose product is MGQQQSKDELLYQQVNYGNIEGIKSLHREGAALEWMDKEGKTPLIVACMNPELYNVAKTLIELGANVNAYRPGRHAGTPLHHAAKRGLEQTVKLLLSHGANALIMNDDCQTPLDVARIKGFSNVVRAIENHICLFSGWLREFYGPGFLELFAPQLLSRKVWVVVLPCGSRNLRKPFKLELAIYSAVQDAQPRTIVALWKANMEEPNFSQPDPAVIISDISNIPRRWRRRRGIMPSQGIRNRPRGARQTRIKLTAVQESEKQQLQSFCNACKGIPQVMHLAFPFRSQTPAVPATAPSTTEDVELAMAISASLQSASQQRPTYHENHPGSGTETSMNRINPVEIVSHSDSSFTGASYQKASSSGCQVEEASSSGTQVEQVHTSSDTSTVVEAMQENPVTESVPTAPPLTDEVIENGPIHYPSIDASPVDLSSPTIENSGAHESGNPDGASSSCIICLDAPVEGACIPCGHMAGCMSCLNEIKGKKWGCPVCRAKIDQVIRLYAV